Proteins from one Devosia chinhatensis genomic window:
- a CDS encoding acyl-CoA dehydrogenase gives MTLLLVAISLIVFATLAMRESPLWQWGAAFAAIGLLSGLDFTQDGAVYALGGFGWFLIVFGVILLVLSVKPIRMALLVPPIYGAVRSILPKVSRTEQEALDAGTVGWDAELFSGRPDWDKLTTIRPLTLTAEEQAFLDGPTEVACKMIDDWDIRHNRADLSPELWQFLKDNGFLGMLISKEHGGHGFSAQAQSMIVSKIASRSVAAGITVMVPNSLGPGELLEKYGLPEQKEKYLHRLAKGEDVPCFALTGVHSGSDAGGMRDIGIVTKGMHEGREVLGVRLSFDKRYITLAPIATLVGLAFILKDPDNHLGRGDNIGITLALIPHDHPGLDIGRRHFPARQAFMNGPVRGTDMFIPMDFLIGGTQYAGQGWRMLMECLSTGRAISLPAIGTTSIKATLRATSAYARVRRQFGIPVGLMEGVAEPLGEMVKRAYMYEAARRLTASMVDEGQRPAVIAGLLKYTTTEAMRDSMDDAFDIQGGRAIQDGPGNYLFGAYQALPVAITVEGANILTRTLMTFAQGVLRAHPYLLREVQAAQNKDKRAGIDAFDSAFGGHTKFMLRNIVASFLHGMSNGAFASSPNEGPMARWYRRLHRYAQDFALVADWTTVVLGGALKRKQKLSGRMADLLGELYLMSATLKRFDEEGRIGDDRDLVDAIMEDRVANIERIFGEVFANFPNPVFANAMRFLCFPLGRHAKRASDRVNYRFVRSILRPGAFRDRLTTGIFVSMDPNDVTGVLEDAFIKVTEAEEIESRFTKAARKGVFERRLDRDAVADAVAAGVLNDNEAGIMRAADEATNRAVHVDDFEMDVLKPTTQQAAE, from the coding sequence ATGACCCTATTGCTGGTTGCGATCAGTCTTATTGTCTTTGCAACGCTGGCCATGCGGGAAAGCCCGCTCTGGCAATGGGGCGCAGCTTTTGCCGCGATTGGCTTGCTCTCGGGCCTCGATTTCACCCAGGATGGCGCCGTCTATGCCCTGGGCGGGTTCGGCTGGTTCCTGATCGTCTTTGGCGTGATCCTGCTGGTATTGTCCGTCAAGCCCATCCGCATGGCGCTGCTGGTCCCGCCGATCTACGGGGCGGTGCGCTCCATCCTGCCGAAAGTCAGCCGCACCGAGCAGGAAGCGCTCGATGCGGGGACCGTTGGGTGGGATGCGGAGCTGTTTTCCGGGCGCCCCGACTGGGACAAGCTCACGACCATCCGTCCGCTGACGCTGACAGCGGAGGAACAGGCTTTTCTGGACGGTCCGACGGAAGTCGCCTGCAAGATGATCGATGACTGGGACATCCGGCACAACCGGGCCGATCTCAGCCCTGAACTCTGGCAGTTTCTCAAGGACAATGGCTTTCTGGGCATGCTCATCTCCAAGGAGCATGGCGGGCATGGTTTTTCCGCGCAGGCGCAATCGATGATCGTTTCCAAGATTGCCAGCCGCTCGGTTGCCGCGGGCATCACGGTCATGGTGCCCAATTCTCTTGGGCCCGGCGAATTGCTGGAAAAGTATGGCTTGCCGGAACAGAAGGAAAAGTATCTCCACCGGCTGGCCAAGGGCGAGGACGTCCCCTGTTTCGCGCTGACGGGCGTGCATTCGGGGTCCGATGCGGGTGGGATGCGCGATATCGGCATCGTCACCAAGGGCATGCATGAGGGCAGGGAAGTGCTTGGCGTTCGTCTCAGCTTCGACAAGCGCTACATTACCCTTGCGCCCATCGCCACGCTGGTCGGTCTCGCCTTTATCCTCAAGGATCCCGACAATCACCTGGGGCGCGGTGACAATATCGGCATCACCTTGGCGCTGATCCCGCACGATCATCCGGGGCTCGATATCGGCCGCCGGCATTTCCCGGCTCGCCAGGCGTTCATGAACGGCCCGGTGCGCGGCACAGACATGTTCATTCCCATGGATTTTCTCATCGGCGGCACCCAATATGCCGGCCAGGGATGGCGGATGCTGATGGAATGCCTGTCAACAGGGCGTGCCATTTCCCTACCGGCCATCGGCACGACCTCGATAAAAGCGACCTTGCGGGCGACGTCGGCCTATGCGCGGGTGCGTCGACAGTTCGGCATTCCCGTGGGCCTCATGGAAGGCGTGGCCGAACCGCTCGGAGAGATGGTCAAGCGCGCCTATATGTATGAGGCGGCCCGCCGCCTGACGGCCTCGATGGTGGACGAGGGCCAGCGCCCGGCCGTGATTGCGGGCCTGCTCAAATACACCACGACCGAAGCGATGCGCGACAGCATGGATGACGCGTTCGACATCCAGGGTGGTCGTGCCATCCAGGACGGACCGGGCAATTATCTGTTCGGCGCCTATCAGGCGCTGCCGGTGGCCATCACCGTGGAGGGGGCCAATATCCTCACCCGCACGCTCATGACCTTCGCCCAGGGCGTGTTGCGGGCGCATCCCTATCTGCTGCGCGAAGTGCAGGCAGCGCAGAACAAGGACAAGCGTGCAGGTATCGATGCTTTCGATTCCGCCTTTGGCGGGCATACCAAGTTCATGCTGCGCAATATCGTTGCGAGCTTTCTGCACGGCATGAGCAATGGCGCCTTTGCCTCCTCGCCCAATGAAGGGCCGATGGCGCGCTGGTATCGTCGGCTGCATCGCTATGCCCAGGATTTCGCGCTGGTTGCCGACTGGACGACTGTCGTCCTTGGTGGTGCTCTCAAGCGCAAGCAGAAGCTGTCCGGCCGCATGGCGGACCTTCTGGGTGAACTCTATCTGATGTCGGCCACGCTCAAGCGTTTCGACGAAGAGGGGCGCATCGGTGACGATCGCGATCTGGTCGATGCCATCATGGAGGACCGCGTCGCCAATATCGAACGCATCTTCGGGGAGGTGTTCGCCAATTTCCCCAATCCGGTCTTCGCCAATGCCATGCGCTTCCTGTGCTTTCCGCTCGGCCGGCACGCCAAGCGCGCCAGCGACCGGGTTAATTATCGTTTCGTGCGGTCCATCCTGCGTCCGGGCGCCTTCCGCGACCGCCTGACGACGGGCATCTTCGTGTCCATGGACCCCAATGACGTTACGGGCGTTCTGGAAGATGCGTTTATCAAGGTGACCGAAGCCGAGGAGATCGAGTCCCGCTTTACCAAGGCGGCGCGCAAGGGCGTGTTCGAACGCCGGCTGGATCGGGATGCGGTTGCCGATGCCGTGGCGGCCGGTGTCCTTAACGACAACGAGGCGGGAATCATGCGGGCCGCCGACGAGGCCACCAATCGGGCCGTGCATGTCGATGATTTCGAGATGGATGTGCTCAAGCCGACGACGCAGCAGGCTGCCGAGTAG
- a CDS encoding 3-hydroxyacyl-CoA dehydrogenase NAD-binding domain-containing protein, with protein MIAPQATETKHWSFHTDLEKIGWLTIHSPEGSVNVLSREAIMELETLVARFEDLASSDQLVGVVLLSGKESGFIAGADVSEFDAMSDFSVLPEALKRTHALFARIEELKIPVVAGIHGFCLGGGLELALACHYRIAVNDEKTRIGFPEVNLGIFPGFGGTGRSVRQAGPVDAMQIMLTGKMLRAGAARGLNLVDKLVRHRDMLRWEGRKAVLQRRKSQPASLAKRAMAWPLLRDYLANKMRAEVGKKANRVNYPAPYALIELFEQHGHDWQAMIRHEIDAFVPLMGSLTATNLRRVFFLSESLKKQGLKGAKFSRVHVIGAGVMGGDIAAWCAYRGMIVTLQDLDMARIQPALDRAKKLFQKRYKKKREVDAAMLRLTADPQGKGASRADVIIEAVVEKLEVKQSIFKGVEGQLKPGAILATNTSSIELERIAEALQDPARLIGLHFFNPVAQLPLVEVIRSRFNSDEAIGKGASFAQAIGKSPVVVKSAPGFLVNRVLMPYMLGAVERVERGESKELLDAAAVAFGMPMGPIELMDTVGLDVGKSVATELGHAVPENSRFAQLIAEGKLGRKTGEGFYKWEKGKAIKGEAPAHADLAGLGRELVRPLVDMTEIVVSEGVVSSPEMADIGVIMGTGFAPFLGGPMKARADGRA; from the coding sequence ATGATCGCCCCACAGGCAACCGAGACGAAACACTGGAGCTTTCACACCGATCTCGAAAAGATCGGCTGGCTGACCATTCACTCGCCCGAAGGATCGGTGAACGTACTCAGCCGTGAAGCGATCATGGAGCTCGAAACGCTGGTGGCACGGTTCGAGGACCTGGCCAGTTCGGACCAATTGGTCGGCGTCGTGCTGCTCTCGGGCAAGGAATCCGGCTTCATCGCCGGTGCCGATGTCAGTGAGTTCGACGCGATGAGCGATTTTTCCGTCCTGCCCGAGGCGCTGAAGCGTACGCATGCATTGTTTGCCCGCATCGAAGAGCTCAAAATTCCGGTTGTTGCCGGCATTCACGGGTTTTGCCTCGGCGGTGGACTGGAGCTTGCGCTGGCGTGCCATTACCGGATCGCGGTCAATGACGAAAAGACCCGCATCGGGTTCCCCGAGGTCAATCTGGGGATCTTCCCCGGCTTCGGCGGCACGGGACGCTCGGTCCGGCAGGCCGGCCCGGTCGATGCCATGCAGATCATGCTGACCGGCAAGATGCTGCGGGCCGGCGCGGCGCGGGGCCTCAACCTCGTCGACAAACTGGTGCGCCATCGCGACATGCTGCGCTGGGAGGGTCGCAAGGCCGTGTTGCAGCGCCGCAAGTCCCAGCCGGCGTCCCTCGCCAAGCGCGCCATGGCCTGGCCATTGCTACGCGACTACCTCGCCAACAAAATGCGCGCCGAAGTGGGCAAGAAAGCCAATCGCGTCAATTATCCGGCGCCCTATGCGCTCATCGAATTGTTCGAGCAGCATGGCCATGACTGGCAGGCCATGATCCGGCATGAGATCGACGCCTTTGTGCCGCTGATGGGATCGCTGACCGCCACCAATCTGCGGCGCGTCTTCTTCTTGTCCGAGAGCCTCAAGAAGCAGGGGCTCAAGGGGGCGAAGTTCTCGCGCGTCCATGTCATCGGGGCGGGCGTGATGGGGGGCGATATTGCGGCGTGGTGCGCCTATCGCGGCATGATCGTGACCCTTCAGGACCTCGACATGGCACGAATCCAGCCCGCGCTCGACCGCGCCAAGAAGCTGTTCCAGAAGCGCTACAAGAAAAAGCGCGAGGTCGATGCCGCCATGCTGCGGCTCACCGCCGATCCGCAGGGCAAGGGTGCCAGCCGTGCCGATGTCATCATCGAGGCGGTGGTGGAAAAACTCGAGGTCAAGCAATCCATTTTCAAGGGGGTGGAAGGCCAGCTCAAGCCCGGTGCAATCCTGGCCACCAACACGTCCTCGATCGAACTCGAGCGGATCGCGGAGGCATTGCAGGATCCTGCACGCCTGATCGGTTTGCATTTCTTCAATCCGGTTGCGCAACTGCCGCTGGTGGAAGTCATTCGCTCCCGGTTCAATTCCGACGAGGCCATCGGCAAGGGCGCCAGCTTTGCCCAGGCCATTGGCAAATCACCGGTCGTGGTCAAGTCGGCGCCCGGCTTTCTCGTCAATCGTGTGCTCATGCCCTATATGCTGGGCGCAGTGGAGCGGGTCGAGCGTGGCGAAAGCAAGGAATTGCTGGATGCGGCTGCGGTGGCTTTCGGCATGCCGATGGGCCCCATCGAGCTGATGGACACAGTCGGGCTCGACGTGGGTAAGTCCGTGGCGACGGAACTGGGCCATGCCGTTCCCGAAAACAGCCGCTTTGCCCAACTGATTGCCGAAGGCAAGCTCGGCCGCAAGACCGGCGAAGGTTTCTACAAGTGGGAGAAAGGCAAGGCCATCAAAGGCGAGGCACCTGCTCATGCCGATCTGGCCGGGTTGGGCCGGGAATTGGTGCGGCCGCTGGTCGACATGACGGAGATCGTCGTTTCCGAAGGCGTGGTGTCGTCTCCCGAGATGGCCGATATCGGCGTCATAATGGGCACCGGATTTGCCCCGTTCCTGGGCGGTCCGATGAAGGCCCGCGCCGATGGCCGCGCGTAA
- a CDS encoding cisplatin damage response ATP-dependent DNA ligase, with product MKRFADLLELLALTPSRTRKIAALAHYFAEVPDPDRGLALAVLTGELDIRNVKPALLKETVLAEVDPTLFALSYDYVGDLGETIALIWPHHGEGELPRLSTLVDLLNRTPKAELPKVIGGLLSQAAIHERWALIKLATGALRIGVSARLAKTALAEMSGVELQAIEEVWHGLKPPYEDLFAWLEGRTGRPDIDHNARFHPLMLSTPIEESDFEKLDPRNFSAEWKWDGIRVQLVMGKDGVSLFSRTGDDIAPSFPDVVEAAMGRAVLDGELLVGADFDARSFNDLQQRLNRKQAQGKQMAELPAFVRVYDMLFDGDEDIRALSWQERRARLEAWFAANPQTRLDLSEILPYADWDDLGRLRRQGADEHGHEGVMIKLRSSPYVPGRPKGFWFKWKRDPNVVDAVLMYAQRGHGKRSSFYSDYTFGVWKGNEIVPIGKAYFGFTDEELKQLDRWIRAHTIAAFGPVREVKKELVFEVAFDSAQKSGRHKSGVALRFPRINRIRWDKPANEAARLEDMDAFVG from the coding sequence GTGAAACGGTTTGCCGACCTGCTTGAACTCTTGGCGCTCACTCCATCGCGGACCCGCAAGATCGCTGCACTGGCGCACTATTTCGCCGAGGTTCCCGATCCCGATCGTGGGCTGGCCCTGGCTGTTCTGACCGGCGAACTCGACATCCGCAACGTCAAGCCGGCTTTGCTCAAAGAGACGGTGTTAGCGGAAGTGGACCCGACGCTCTTTGCTCTCTCCTATGATTACGTGGGCGATCTTGGCGAGACCATCGCGCTGATCTGGCCGCATCATGGCGAAGGAGAATTGCCTCGGCTCAGCACGCTCGTCGATCTTCTCAACCGAACTCCCAAGGCGGAACTGCCAAAGGTAATCGGGGGGCTGTTGAGCCAGGCGGCCATCCACGAGCGCTGGGCGCTCATCAAACTGGCGACCGGGGCCTTGCGCATCGGGGTTTCGGCGCGTCTGGCCAAGACGGCGCTCGCCGAAATGAGCGGGGTCGAATTGCAGGCGATCGAGGAAGTCTGGCACGGGCTCAAGCCGCCCTACGAAGACCTGTTCGCCTGGCTCGAGGGCAGGACCGGACGGCCGGACATCGACCATAATGCGCGCTTTCATCCGTTGATGCTCTCGACGCCGATCGAAGAAAGCGACTTCGAAAAGCTCGATCCGCGAAATTTTTCGGCTGAATGGAAATGGGACGGCATCCGCGTGCAATTGGTCATGGGCAAAGATGGCGTCTCGCTGTTCTCGCGCACCGGTGACGATATTGCGCCCAGCTTTCCGGACGTGGTGGAGGCTGCCATGGGGCGGGCGGTCCTCGATGGCGAATTGCTGGTCGGAGCGGATTTCGACGCCAGGAGCTTCAATGACCTGCAGCAGCGGCTCAACCGCAAGCAGGCGCAGGGCAAACAGATGGCCGAGCTGCCTGCCTTCGTGCGGGTCTATGACATGCTGTTCGACGGCGACGAGGACATTCGCGCGCTGAGTTGGCAGGAACGACGGGCGCGGCTCGAAGCCTGGTTCGCGGCCAATCCGCAGACACGGCTCGATCTATCGGAAATCCTGCCCTATGCGGACTGGGACGATCTGGGGCGATTGCGTCGGCAGGGTGCGGATGAGCATGGCCATGAAGGGGTCATGATCAAGCTGCGCAGTTCGCCCTATGTGCCGGGTCGGCCCAAGGGCTTCTGGTTCAAGTGGAAACGCGATCCCAACGTCGTCGATGCCGTCCTGATGTATGCGCAGCGCGGCCACGGCAAGCGTTCGTCGTTCTATTCGGATTACACGTTCGGGGTGTGGAAGGGGAACGAGATCGTGCCGATCGGCAAAGCCTATTTCGGCTTTACCGACGAAGAACTCAAACAGCTCGATCGCTGGATCCGTGCCCATACCATTGCTGCCTTCGGACCGGTGCGGGAGGTCAAGAAGGAACTGGTTTTCGAAGTCGCGTTTGACAGTGCTCAGAAGAGCGGGCGGCACAAATCCGGCGTGGCCCTGCGTTTCCCGCGCATCAATCGCATCCGCTGGGACAAGCCCGCAAACGAGGCGGCCCGGCTTGAGGACATGGATGCCTTTGTCGGGTGA
- a CDS encoding alpha/beta hydrolase: protein MRKTTHPAGTVHRLSIDSKALVGNRLGDPATRIVDVYVPHGHDGKDLPLLVDLVGYTAGGPAHTAWKSFTENVPERLDRLIGDGKMAPVAVAFPDCYSRLGGNQYVNSPIIGNYEDFLIAEMLPEVETRFGCGGAGKRGVFGKSSGGFGALVHAMRHPDIWSAAAGHSGDAGFENLYLPEFPATLRALAKSGNSIEKWLTGFEAKPKLDGKDTLVLMILAQAASFDPDPDPNAFLGLRLPVTLDTCELIEERWQNWLRWDPARMVQTKADAIGKLKAFYLECGTEDQYNILYGTRRIHKTLNQRGISHRYEEFPDTHSGVDYRMDVSLPYLAQALSA, encoded by the coding sequence ATGCGCAAGACCACTCATCCCGCCGGCACTGTCCATCGCCTGTCCATCGACAGCAAGGCGCTTGTCGGCAATCGCCTGGGCGATCCCGCCACCCGCATCGTCGATGTCTATGTTCCCCATGGCCATGACGGAAAAGACTTGCCGCTGCTTGTCGATCTAGTCGGCTACACAGCCGGCGGCCCGGCCCATACAGCCTGGAAGAGCTTCACCGAAAACGTGCCAGAACGCCTCGACCGGCTGATCGGCGACGGCAAGATGGCCCCGGTCGCAGTCGCCTTTCCCGATTGCTATTCGCGCCTGGGCGGCAATCAATATGTAAACTCACCCATTATCGGCAATTACGAGGATTTCCTCATCGCCGAAATGCTGCCCGAAGTCGAAACGCGTTTCGGCTGCGGGGGAGCAGGAAAGCGCGGCGTCTTCGGGAAGTCGTCGGGTGGTTTTGGCGCTCTGGTCCATGCCATGCGCCACCCCGATATCTGGTCTGCCGCCGCCGGCCATTCAGGTGATGCAGGCTTTGAAAATCTCTATCTGCCCGAATTTCCCGCCACGCTCCGCGCCCTGGCCAAATCCGGCAACTCGATCGAAAAATGGCTGACCGGCTTCGAAGCCAAACCCAAGCTCGATGGCAAGGACACGCTTGTGCTGATGATCCTGGCGCAGGCCGCAAGTTTCGATCCAGATCCCGACCCGAACGCCTTTTTGGGCCTGCGTCTGCCGGTGACGCTGGATACGTGCGAGCTGATCGAGGAGCGCTGGCAAAACTGGCTTCGCTGGGACCCGGCCCGCATGGTGCAAACCAAGGCGGACGCCATTGGAAAGCTCAAGGCCTTCTATCTCGAATGCGGCACCGAGGATCAGTACAATATCCTCTACGGCACCCGTCGCATCCACAAAACCCTCAACCAGCGTGGCATAAGCCACCGTTACGAGGAATTTCCCGACACCCATTCCGGGGTGGATTACCGCATGGACGTTTCCCTGCCCTATCTCGCCCAGGCGCTTTCCGCCTAG
- a CDS encoding MerR family DNA-binding protein — protein MKTADAESRDLFAIADLAKEFGISTRAIRFYESKGLLSPERVGATRIFRRRDRARLILILRGKRLGFSLRDISDYLSLYDADRSQQVNLLAEKVDERIALLERQRDDLDTTIGELREIRKLAETA, from the coding sequence GTGAAGACCGCAGACGCCGAAAGCCGGGATCTTTTCGCCATTGCCGATCTTGCCAAGGAATTCGGCATCTCCACCCGCGCCATCCGCTTCTATGAATCCAAAGGCCTGCTTTCGCCCGAAAGGGTAGGCGCCACGCGCATCTTCCGACGCCGCGACAGGGCCCGTCTGATCCTGATCCTGCGCGGCAAGCGCCTCGGTTTTTCGCTGCGCGACATTTCCGATTATTTGAGCCTTTACGATGCCGATCGCTCTCAGCAGGTCAACCTGCTGGCAGAAAAGGTGGACGAGCGTATCGCGCTGCTCGAGCGCCAGCGGGATGACCTCGACACGACGATTGGAGAATTGCGCGAAATCCGCAAATTGGCTGAAACCGCCTAG
- a CDS encoding long-chain-fatty-acid--CoA ligase gives MDTTANAPDSLRPWIASYPEGILWDAPVDETPVHEQVLAACARNPGALALDFLGGTTTFGELGEQINAFAGALQSQFGVTKGSRVALMLPNTPFYPVAYYGVLRAGGTVVNCNPLYTVPELSHITANAGADIMVTLDLQQIYEKGEALQKAGHVRTLIVAHFPNALPLVKKILFSVAKRKDLARPTYASTIVSFEKLIARGDKPGPVKIDARRDIAVQQYTGGTTGIPKGALLSHANIAANVSQIDKWGDGLFYEPSKVVAVLPFFHIFAMTVCMNVPLGNGIPVIMLPRFELKALLGIFARTKANVLPSVPTLLNAVARADSVTPDQLASLEVAISGGAALPDEVRNAFAKKSSKAILAEGYGLTEASPVVCCAALRKPSKPMSIGLPLPGTDIRFVDVDTGAVVGIGQDGELQVKGPQVMSGYFENPEASKDAFMDGWLRTGDVGHMDEDGYVFLVDRIKDLIICSGFNVYPRTIEEALMTHEAVEEVNVIGVPDEYRGEAPVAYIKLKAGQTATEDTLKAFLRDKLNKIEMPREIIFKDALPKTLIGKLSKKELREEYAQGKAQKK, from the coding sequence ATGGACACGACTGCCAACGCGCCAGACAGCCTGCGTCCCTGGATCGCCAGCTATCCCGAAGGCATTTTGTGGGATGCCCCGGTTGATGAAACGCCCGTGCACGAACAAGTCCTGGCCGCCTGCGCCAGGAACCCTGGCGCTCTGGCGCTGGATTTTCTCGGAGGCACAACGACCTTCGGCGAGTTGGGCGAGCAGATCAATGCCTTCGCCGGAGCGCTGCAATCGCAATTCGGTGTCACCAAGGGCAGTCGCGTTGCGCTGATGCTGCCCAACACACCCTTTTACCCCGTCGCCTATTACGGCGTGCTACGGGCCGGCGGCACCGTCGTGAATTGCAATCCGCTCTATACGGTCCCCGAGCTCAGCCACATCACGGCCAATGCCGGCGCCGACATCATGGTGACGCTCGACCTCCAGCAGATCTACGAAAAGGGCGAGGCGCTGCAGAAGGCCGGCCACGTCAGGACGCTGATCGTCGCCCATTTCCCCAATGCCCTGCCACTGGTCAAGAAAATCCTCTTCTCTGTGGCCAAGCGCAAGGACTTGGCGCGACCCACCTATGCCAGCACGATCGTCTCCTTCGAAAAGCTGATAGCGCGCGGCGACAAACCCGGGCCCGTGAAAATCGACGCGCGACGTGATATCGCCGTCCAGCAATATACCGGCGGCACTACCGGCATTCCCAAGGGGGCGCTGCTCAGCCACGCCAATATCGCCGCCAATGTCAGCCAGATCGACAAATGGGGCGACGGGCTCTTCTACGAACCGTCCAAGGTCGTCGCGGTCCTGCCCTTCTTCCATATCTTTGCAATGACCGTGTGCATGAACGTGCCGCTGGGCAATGGCATCCCCGTCATCATGCTGCCCCGCTTTGAACTCAAGGCGCTCCTGGGCATTTTTGCCCGCACCAAGGCCAATGTGCTGCCCTCCGTGCCCACCCTGCTCAACGCCGTTGCCCGCGCTGACAGCGTCACCCCCGATCAGCTGGCCTCGCTGGAGGTTGCGATTTCCGGCGGCGCAGCCCTTCCCGACGAAGTGCGCAACGCCTTTGCCAAGAAATCCTCAAAGGCCATTCTCGCTGAAGGCTATGGCCTTACCGAAGCCTCCCCCGTCGTCTGCTGCGCGGCCCTGCGCAAACCCAGCAAGCCCATGTCGATCGGCCTGCCGCTCCCCGGCACCGACATCCGTTTCGTCGACGTCGACACTGGAGCCGTGGTCGGCATCGGCCAGGACGGGGAATTGCAGGTCAAGGGTCCACAGGTCATGTCCGGCTATTTCGAAAATCCCGAAGCCAGCAAGGACGCCTTCATGGATGGCTGGCTGCGCACCGGCGATGTCGGGCACATGGACGAGGATGGCTATGTGTTCCTGGTCGATCGCATCAAGGACCTCATCATCTGTTCCGGCTTCAACGTCTATCCGCGCACCATCGAGGAAGCACTGATGACCCACGAGGCGGTCGAGGAGGTCAATGTCATCGGCGTGCCCGACGAATATCGTGGCGAGGCACCTGTGGCCTATATCAAGCTCAAGGCGGGCCAGACTGCCACCGAAGACACTCTCAAGGCATTCCTGCGCGACAAGCTCAACAAGATCGAGATGCCGCGCGAAATCATCTTCAAGGACGCCTTGCCCAAGACGCTGATCGGCAAGCTCTCCAAGAAGGAGCTGCGCGAGGAATATGCCCAAGGGAAAGCACAAAAGAAGTGA
- a CDS encoding ligase-associated DNA damage response exonuclease, with product MSQPILTRDLYVPAIDAWIDPDTPKPRAIITHGHADHARSGHGAVLATPETIAIMKTRYGEDCAGQFDALRFGERLKIDQAVVSLHPAGHILGSAQVLVEVEGKRAVVTGDYKRLPDRTAEAFEPVECDLLVTEATFGLPVFQHPKPQAEIARLLKSVADQPDRCHLVGSYALGKAQRVIALLRDAGWDRPIYLHGAMIRLCALYQELGVDLGELIPATGMPKAAMAGQIVIAPASAIRDRWSRRFPDPVVCQASGWMSIKQRARQALVELPLVISDHCDWGELNTSILESGASTIWVTHGREDALVYWCRQQGLEAEPLALPGLDDDGGEGGE from the coding sequence ATGAGCCAGCCCATTCTCACTCGCGATCTTTATGTGCCTGCCATCGATGCCTGGATCGATCCGGACACGCCCAAGCCGCGGGCGATCATCACCCATGGCCATGCCGACCACGCGCGAAGCGGCCATGGGGCCGTGCTGGCCACGCCCGAGACCATCGCCATCATGAAGACGCGATACGGCGAGGACTGCGCCGGGCAGTTCGATGCCCTGCGCTTCGGTGAACGGCTCAAGATCGATCAGGCGGTCGTCAGCCTGCATCCGGCGGGACACATTCTGGGCTCGGCGCAGGTCCTGGTGGAGGTCGAGGGCAAGCGAGCCGTGGTTACCGGCGATTACAAGCGCCTGCCCGACCGTACGGCCGAGGCCTTCGAGCCGGTGGAATGCGACCTGCTGGTGACCGAGGCCACATTCGGGCTGCCGGTTTTCCAGCATCCCAAGCCGCAGGCGGAGATTGCCCGTCTGCTGAAGTCGGTTGCCGACCAGCCGGATCGCTGCCATCTGGTGGGATCCTACGCCTTGGGCAAGGCGCAGCGGGTCATCGCGCTGCTGCGCGACGCCGGGTGGGACAGGCCAATCTATCTCCATGGTGCGATGATCCGGTTGTGCGCTCTCTATCAGGAGCTTGGCGTTGACCTAGGCGAACTCATCCCGGCAACCGGCATGCCCAAGGCGGCGATGGCCGGGCAGATCGTGATCGCACCGGCTTCAGCCATTCGCGACCGGTGGAGCCGTCGCTTTCCCGATCCGGTGGTCTGTCAGGCCTCCGGCTGGATGAGTATCAAGCAAAGGGCGCGGCAGGCGCTGGTGGAATTGCCGCTGGTGATCTCCGATCATTGCGACTGGGGCGAACTCAATACGTCCATTCTCGAAAGCGGCGCTTCGACCATCTGGGTGACGCATGGACGGGAGGACGCGCTCGTCTACTGGTGCCGCCAGCAAGGGCTCGAGGCAGAACCCCTGGCCCTGCCTGGCCTCGACGACGATGGCGGGGAGGGGGGAGAGTGA
- a CDS encoding exopolysaccharide biosynthesis protein, with translation MTATREGALGRLVRKVEERADAGEKVSLGLVQTIAGQRAAGPMLLLPALIVISPLSIIPGVPTLVGLNTILVAGQIVLGREEVWLPKWLTERCISADHAQKLLKFLRPVSRVADGVVKRRARFMTGALMRRVGAMVCVLVGCIMPLLEFIPFTSTWAASIVAVYALSITARDGLLAIAWAGLVGVVFTLGWMILKMSLLG, from the coding sequence ATGACAGCAACGCGGGAAGGCGCGCTCGGCCGGCTCGTCCGAAAGGTCGAAGAACGCGCCGATGCGGGTGAAAAGGTGTCGCTTGGCCTGGTGCAGACCATTGCCGGACAGCGCGCGGCTGGGCCCATGCTGCTTCTTCCGGCCCTGATTGTGATCTCACCACTCAGCATCATTCCCGGCGTTCCGACACTGGTCGGGCTCAATACCATTCTGGTGGCAGGGCAGATCGTGCTGGGGCGCGAGGAGGTATGGCTGCCCAAATGGCTGACCGAGCGCTGCATCTCGGCCGATCATGCGCAAAAGCTGCTCAAGTTCCTTCGCCCGGTCAGCCGGGTCGCCGACGGTGTGGTCAAGCGGCGCGCCCGCTTTATGACAGGCGCGCTGATGCGACGGGTAGGGGCCATGGTCTGCGTCCTTGTCGGGTGCATCATGCCGCTGCTCGAGTTCATTCCCTTCACCTCCACTTGGGCGGCCAGCATCGTTGCGGTCTATGCCTTGTCGATCACGGCCCGCGATGGCCTGCTTGCCATCGCCTGGGCTGGTCTTGTGGGCGTTGTCTTCACGCTGGGGTGGATGATTTTGAAGATGTCCCTCCTCGGCTAG